In the genome of Lagopus muta isolate bLagMut1 chromosome 21, bLagMut1 primary, whole genome shotgun sequence, one region contains:
- the RNF223 gene encoding RING finger protein 223 yields MESSALLPAQVLGSTTQESPRALFISSSSVMSCFTQLWHSSTPDSPTSPVPASPHEIPIPISPIVITSPVDSKRKARSPTDKPGSPNPTSPKPASPVECSICFNTYDNTFKTPKLLQCSHVFCLECVARLSKGLPPNHPEDQLPCPFCRQLTSIPLEGAPALETSKELLATLPPELQQEKVLWMEGTKLCCRQASDDPENPDSCISIDVAMSKPESPEVPPTGLAGRLSRCDVCDDWKRIVLLSALIIILFCIILWPVQCALKTGNLRCFTRTVAMSRPEYLPSKHTTAATPVTQLPFL; encoded by the exons ATGGagtcctctgctctgctccctgctcaggTATTGGGCAGCACCACCCAGG AGTCTCCCAGGGCTCTATTCATCTCCTCGAGCTCCGTCATGTCGTGCTTCACCCAGCTGTGGCACTCCAGCACACCGGACTCTCCCACCAGCCCGGTCCCTGCATCTCCACATGAAATCCCCATTCCCATCAGCCCTATCGTTATCACCTCTCCGGTGGACAGCAAGAGGAAAGCAAGGTCCCCAACTGACAAACCAGGCTCTCCAAACCCAACATCCCCAAAGCCGGCCTCCCCCGTTGAATGCTCCATCTGCTTCAACACATACGACAACACCTTTAAGACCCCCAAGCTGCTCCAATGCTCGCATGTTTTCTGCCTGGAGTGTGTGGCCCGTCTGAGCAAAGGGCTGCCCCCCAACCACCCCGAGGACCAGCTCCCCTGCcccttctgcaggcagctgacCAGCATCCCGCTGGaaggtgccccagccctggagaccagcaaggagctgctggccaCTCTGCCCCCCGAGCTCCAGCAGGAAAAGGTGCTCTGGATGGAAGGCACCAAGCTGTGCTGCCGGCAGGCCTCTGACGACCCCGAGAACCCAGACTCGTGCATCTCCATCGACGTTGCCATGAGCAAACCTGAAAGCCCAGAGGTCCCCCCGACGGGGCTGGCAGGGAGGCTGTCCCGCTGTGACGTGTGTGACGACTGGAAGCGCATCgtcctgctctctgctctcatCATCATCCTCTTCTGCATCATCTTATGGCCGGTGCAGTGCGCGCTGAAGACGGGGAACCTCCGCTGCTTCACCAGGACTGTTGCAATGAGCAGGCCAGAATATCTCCCCTCGAAACACACCACAGCAGCCACGCCTGTGACACAGCTCCCATTCCTGTAG